In one window of Aliidiomarina minuta DNA:
- a CDS encoding porin: MKKTLRIMLAIVLIASCFPLNAADIQIYGRAHLSLDRLGDGENTGNNVSSNLSRLGFRATTQINHDLEAFVQLEQLIRYGQRGSEFASRDSFAGVRGNFGSVRVGYFEPPGTVLRATVDLFNSRLGDSRNIGSGNDMAFDVRFRNGIHYQSPRVNGFTFDLQYTPHDDVGATTTNDQEGLGAGVNYQTGQFFIGLAYQSYETEFNRPEAWRLGTTYWLTEHWMLTGFLQHASDLVGGDRSVAGAGALYRFGDYSARGQVYQSSANDIDETGARMLVLGLDKKMAPTFTLYASYGVTDNEEEANFSVSAGGRDTGLTPLRGHSATGLSVGMIYDF; this comes from the coding sequence ATGAAGAAAACTTTACGTATCATGCTGGCAATCGTTCTGATTGCCAGCTGTTTTCCGCTTAACGCAGCGGATATACAAATCTATGGCCGCGCTCATTTGTCGCTGGATCGTTTAGGTGATGGAGAGAACACGGGTAATAACGTTTCCAGTAATTTAAGTCGTCTTGGTTTTCGTGCCACTACCCAGATCAATCATGATCTGGAGGCTTTTGTGCAACTGGAACAACTCATTCGTTATGGTCAGCGCGGCAGTGAATTTGCGTCGCGAGACTCATTTGCTGGTGTTCGGGGGAACTTTGGTTCTGTTCGTGTTGGTTACTTTGAGCCGCCGGGAACCGTATTAAGGGCGACGGTCGATTTATTCAATAGCCGGCTGGGAGACTCGCGAAATATAGGCAGTGGCAATGATATGGCTTTCGATGTGCGTTTTCGTAACGGCATCCATTACCAGAGCCCCAGGGTTAACGGCTTTACTTTCGACCTTCAGTATACACCTCACGATGACGTAGGCGCGACGACGACCAATGATCAGGAAGGCCTGGGTGCAGGTGTCAATTATCAGACCGGGCAATTTTTTATTGGTCTGGCCTATCAAAGTTATGAAACCGAATTTAACCGACCTGAGGCCTGGCGTTTAGGGACGACCTACTGGCTTACGGAGCATTGGATGCTGACTGGTTTCTTGCAACATGCTTCCGATTTAGTTGGGGGAGACCGCAGTGTAGCAGGAGCTGGCGCTTTGTATCGTTTTGGCGACTATTCAGCAAGAGGTCAGGTGTATCAGTCGAGTGCCAACGACATAGATGAAACCGGTGCCCGAATGCTGGTGCTGGGATTGGATAAAAAAATGGCACCAACCTTTACACTCTATGCCAGTTATGGCGTTACGGATAATGAAGAAGAGGCGAACTTTAGTGTTTCAGCCGGTGGCAGAGATACCGGACTGACGCCTTTGAGAGGACATTCAGCAACTGGGCTTTCAGTTGGCATGATTTACGATTTTTAA
- a CDS encoding methyl-accepting chemotaxis protein has translation MKAIWQNLGFGARLTLMIVSLVVISVITVASIVYVEYRAATTEATLNQVAGTSQSGTQSFMDWLLARQDEMRYLAQLDATRGRDVDQVNNLLATLADGQGYWDTIYLLDTSGVGQIGVSYDGNTQVLSSGEAAEFQVQDRTWYQQALRGNDVFSEPLVSRASGNRVSTVAIPVRTNGQITGVMRGAVMLDTIFERVQQLSVDGSAEIYLIDSDRRSVTTANSVPDVETRINTQAAEGIANQDNGVGIYRNHAGVEVVGSYNYIPLLGWGLTIEVPVSEALANVRAMFWSLVLIVSIIVVLSVLICLAIIRNVVKTIGGEPKYASEVVSKVASGDLTYSIKLKPGDKTSLLYSISVMQNQLKEIMSDISSYAEQVASASTELSQINGSTEQGIQQQNEQLSNAATAINEMSASAEEVARNTQDAADAAKNTNDEAETGQRVVSEAIQTVEQLADEIKKGSEVIAQLKSDSDQIGSVLEVIGGIADQTNLLALNAAIEAARAGESGRGFSVVADEVRTLASRTQDSTTEIQGVIEKLQKRADESVAVMNGSAARADETVYKATEAGSSLQKITLAATKINEMVQQIASATEEQTTAAKDINQSIHQVNDIAAQTATSVEESTQASDSLARLAEHLQSMVRKFKVS, from the coding sequence ATGAAAGCAATATGGCAGAACCTGGGGTTCGGCGCTCGTCTTACTCTGATGATTGTGTCACTAGTGGTCATTTCGGTGATAACAGTAGCAAGTATCGTTTATGTGGAATACCGCGCCGCTACCACTGAGGCTACGTTAAATCAGGTTGCAGGAACCAGTCAGTCGGGCACTCAGTCTTTTATGGATTGGTTATTGGCTCGTCAGGACGAAATGCGCTATCTGGCACAACTGGACGCTACCCGCGGTCGGGATGTTGACCAGGTGAATAATCTATTAGCAACGCTGGCTGACGGGCAAGGGTATTGGGATACTATTTATTTATTGGATACTTCGGGTGTGGGGCAGATTGGAGTGTCTTACGATGGTAACACCCAAGTGCTGTCATCTGGCGAGGCAGCTGAATTTCAGGTCCAGGATCGTACCTGGTATCAGCAGGCTTTGCGTGGCAATGATGTGTTCTCCGAACCACTAGTGTCACGTGCCAGTGGTAATCGTGTCAGCACTGTCGCCATTCCGGTGCGTACTAACGGCCAGATTACCGGGGTGATGCGCGGTGCGGTTATGCTGGATACCATTTTCGAGCGGGTGCAGCAACTGAGTGTTGACGGATCCGCTGAAATTTATCTGATTGATTCAGATCGCCGTTCTGTGACTACCGCAAACTCAGTGCCCGACGTGGAAACCCGGATTAATACACAGGCCGCCGAGGGTATTGCCAATCAAGACAATGGCGTTGGTATTTACCGTAATCACGCAGGTGTGGAAGTCGTTGGTAGCTACAACTATATTCCATTGCTCGGCTGGGGATTAACCATTGAAGTTCCGGTTAGTGAAGCACTGGCTAACGTTCGCGCTATGTTCTGGAGCCTGGTGCTTATTGTGAGCATTATTGTAGTGCTAAGTGTGCTTATCTGCCTGGCTATTATCCGTAACGTGGTCAAAACCATTGGTGGAGAACCTAAGTATGCTTCTGAAGTAGTGTCTAAGGTTGCTAGTGGTGATCTGACGTATTCGATTAAGCTGAAGCCCGGTGACAAAACCAGTTTGTTGTATTCAATTTCTGTCATGCAGAATCAGCTTAAAGAAATTATGAGCGATATCAGCAGTTATGCTGAACAGGTTGCTTCGGCGTCTACTGAATTGTCGCAAATTAATGGGTCGACTGAGCAGGGTATCCAGCAGCAGAATGAGCAACTCAGCAACGCGGCTACTGCGATCAACGAAATGAGTGCCAGTGCTGAAGAAGTTGCACGCAATACTCAGGATGCGGCGGATGCGGCGAAAAATACCAATGATGAAGCCGAAACTGGTCAGCGGGTTGTGAGCGAAGCGATACAGACTGTTGAGCAACTGGCCGATGAAATTAAGAAGGGCAGCGAAGTGATTGCCCAGCTTAAGTCGGATAGTGATCAGATTGGCAGTGTATTGGAAGTGATTGGCGGCATAGCCGATCAGACTAATTTACTGGCATTGAATGCCGCTATCGAAGCCGCTCGCGCTGGAGAAAGTGGTCGTGGTTTCTCAGTAGTGGCTGATGAAGTCAGAACCTTGGCCAGCCGAACTCAGGACTCAACTACTGAAATCCAAGGCGTAATTGAGAAATTGCAAAAGCGCGCAGATGAATCGGTAGCCGTGATGAATGGTAGTGCCGCTCGCGCTGATGAGACGGTGTATAAGGCGACTGAAGCCGGAAGTTCATTACAGAAGATAACGCTGGCAGCTACCAAAATTAATGAGATGGTGCAGCAGATTGCCAGTGCGACTGAAGAGCAGACCACAGCGGCCAAAGATATAAACCAGAGCATTCATCAGGTCAATGATATCGCCGCGCAGACTGCGACCAGTGTGGAAGAATCAACGCAAGCGAGCGACTCGCTGGCACGGTTGGCAGAGCATCTGCAAAGCATGGTGCGTAAATTTAAAGTATCGTGA
- a CDS encoding porin → MKTKPLLLAAVIATSIALPAMAADLEVYGRANLSIDALGDGEDTGLNVSSNASRLGFRAVTDIEGGMQVFVQLEQNVRFDQRGGDFATRNSFAGIRGDWGQLRVGSFDTPGKLVRSQVDVFNDRLADVRNIASGNDMSFDPRFRNGIHYRAPSFNNVTFDVHYSPHNDVGATTTNDREAISTSITYNNGGLYLGASYESYETEIDNMELQPTAVRLGASFPLNDNLTLLGFYQHASDIPGGDRHVYGLGSKYRLSDNYSLMGQVYQSSDNDTPDTGATMFSLGIDRYLAESTTLYAILGITSNEDQADFSVSSSGRDTRLVPVVGKNSTGLSVGIVHKF, encoded by the coding sequence TTGAAAACCAAACCTTTATTACTGGCTGCTGTTATTGCCACTTCAATTGCGCTGCCAGCAATGGCGGCTGACCTGGAAGTATATGGACGAGCAAACCTTTCAATTGACGCCTTAGGTGACGGTGAAGATACCGGACTTAATGTGTCCAGTAACGCCAGTCGCCTTGGTTTTCGGGCGGTTACTGATATTGAAGGTGGGATGCAGGTCTTTGTCCAGTTGGAGCAAAATGTACGCTTTGATCAGCGCGGTGGTGACTTTGCAACCCGCAATTCTTTTGCGGGTATTCGGGGTGACTGGGGCCAGCTGCGTGTCGGTTCCTTCGATACGCCTGGTAAACTAGTGCGATCCCAGGTCGATGTTTTTAACGATCGACTGGCTGACGTGAGAAACATTGCCAGTGGCAACGATATGAGTTTTGACCCCAGATTCCGCAATGGTATCCACTACCGTGCTCCTAGTTTTAATAATGTAACTTTTGACGTGCACTACTCCCCTCATAACGACGTGGGTGCTACCACTACCAATGACCGGGAAGCTATCAGTACTTCCATTACTTATAACAATGGCGGCCTGTACCTGGGGGCTTCTTATGAAAGCTATGAGACAGAAATTGACAATATGGAATTGCAGCCTACTGCTGTTCGTCTGGGTGCCAGCTTTCCGCTGAACGATAACCTGACGTTGCTGGGTTTTTATCAGCACGCCAGCGACATTCCTGGTGGCGATCGTCATGTATACGGTCTGGGTTCGAAGTATCGTCTGAGCGACAACTACTCTCTGATGGGCCAGGTGTATCAGTCTTCTGATAACGACACCCCGGATACTGGCGCGACCATGTTCTCGTTGGGTATTGATCGTTATTTGGCTGAGTCCACGACCTTGTATGCAATTCTTGGTATTACTTCGAATGAAGATCAGGCAGATTTCAGTGTCTCTTCAAGTGGCCGTGATACCAGGTTAGTGCCGGTAGTAGGGAAAAATTCTACGGGTCTGTCGGTAGGTATTGTGCACAAATTTTAA
- a CDS encoding PstS family phosphate ABC transporter substrate-binding protein, which yields MMKNRLLTLFGAAALTLSVQASADVDPNLPDYERASGISGNLNSIGSDTLNNLMTLWAEEFNKFYPNVNVQIQGAGSSTAPPAITEGTASFAPMSREMRQSEIQSFEDRHGYPPYALPVAVDMLAVYVNKDNPIEGMTLPQVDAVFSATRRGGYHEDITRWGQLGLTGSWANRDFALYSRNAVSGTYGYFKDNALFGGDFKSSINEQPGSSSVVQGVTESINGIGYSGIGYVTSGVRAVPLARDEGDEFFEASAENAASGDYPLARYLYVYINKHPNRPLDPMTREFVKMLYSKVGQEVVHRDGYVPLPETVASRVRSELGVD from the coding sequence ATGATGAAAAACCGTTTACTTACATTGTTTGGAGCTGCTGCTTTGACCTTGAGTGTACAGGCCTCAGCTGACGTAGACCCTAACCTGCCAGATTATGAGCGTGCTTCCGGTATTTCCGGCAATCTGAATTCAATAGGTTCAGATACCTTGAATAACCTGATGACGCTTTGGGCCGAAGAGTTTAATAAATTTTATCCGAATGTAAACGTGCAGATTCAGGGTGCGGGTTCTTCAACAGCACCACCGGCTATCACTGAGGGCACAGCCAGTTTTGCTCCGATGAGTCGTGAAATGCGCCAGTCTGAGATTCAGTCTTTTGAAGATCGTCATGGTTATCCTCCTTACGCGTTACCGGTAGCTGTGGACATGCTGGCGGTTTACGTAAACAAAGATAACCCGATTGAAGGCATGACTTTACCTCAGGTAGACGCGGTATTTTCAGCTACTCGCCGTGGTGGTTACCATGAAGATATCACGCGCTGGGGACAACTGGGTCTGACAGGCTCCTGGGCGAACCGTGATTTTGCTCTGTATAGCCGCAACGCCGTATCAGGTACTTATGGTTACTTTAAAGACAACGCGCTTTTTGGTGGTGACTTTAAATCCAGCATCAACGAACAGCCGGGTTCATCTTCAGTAGTGCAGGGTGTGACTGAATCTATCAACGGTATTGGTTATTCAGGCATTGGTTATGTGACTTCAGGCGTTCGCGCTGTGCCCCTGGCCCGTGATGAAGGCGATGAGTTCTTCGAAGCTTCTGCTGAGAATGCTGCATCTGGTGATTACCCTCTGGCGCGCTACCTGTATGTTTATATCAACAAACATCCAAACCGCCCCCTGGACCCTATGACTCGTGAGTTTGTCAAAATGCTTTACTCAAAAGTAGGTCAGGAAGTGGTTCATCGCGACGGCTACGTGCCTTTACCAGAGACCGTTGCATCCCGTGTTCGTTCTGAGCTGGGTGTAGATTAA
- a CDS encoding ABC transporter permease subunit, translating to MTDSLNFNNARRNSRLPSAELRAKRRRIRMFKNGLSRFGITAAGFGVVFSLALIFIYLFYEVMPVFKGASVTEQTSYQAPGVSPDTQVLHLVMERYEELGVVFTDDRQVTFFEAGTGLIRNHEALPLPADVEVTSFAKAEEINGLVSYGLSDGRVVLTKPEYRITYPDDERHIEPSLAFPFGAAPVEVDPEGQALRQLAVQQSARGGRTTMVVAQTDDNRLVMAELSTREDMFSGEVQTRANFSKLPELNQEIVQILVDKELRSVFIADTAGYVHYFDIRNFRQPELTFSANVGQGEPVTAMEFLVGAESLIMGTGDGQLSQWFLVRDEQNNRVLERIRDFRSHGSAITRIAPEYTRKGFVAGDSAGQIGIHYGTSARTLLLQPTVDTEVTTLAISPVNRRLFTLDANNQLHVAEVWNRHPQISWSALWNRVWYEGRSDPEYIWQSSSASDEFESKFSLVPLSIGTLKAAFFAMLFAMPLAIMGAVYTAYFMTPKLRGAVKPTIEIMEALPTVILGFLAGLWLAPFMENNLPAVFSLLLGLPLVMLLTAVGWKFLPKAIRNRVPPGWEAAILLPVVLLFGWWMVNLSPWIEIAFFDGSMRQWFTEMGITYDQRNAMVVGVAMGFAIIPTIYSIAEDAVFNVPRHLTQGSLALGATPWQTVLGVVIPTASPGIFSAVMIGFGRAVGETMIVLMATGNSPIVNFNIFEGMRTLSANIAVELPETAVGSSHFRILFLAALVLLTFTFILNTIAEIVRQRLRRRYSSL from the coding sequence ATGACAGATTCACTAAACTTCAATAACGCCAGGCGTAATTCACGATTACCGAGTGCGGAACTGCGTGCAAAGCGACGCCGCATTCGCATGTTTAAGAATGGTCTATCACGTTTTGGCATTACTGCGGCTGGTTTTGGCGTAGTCTTTTCGCTAGCTCTTATTTTTATCTACTTGTTTTATGAAGTAATGCCGGTTTTTAAAGGCGCCAGCGTTACTGAACAAACCAGTTATCAAGCCCCTGGGGTAAGTCCTGATACGCAGGTTCTGCATCTGGTCATGGAGCGTTACGAAGAGCTTGGAGTTGTTTTTACGGATGACCGTCAGGTTACTTTTTTTGAGGCAGGCACAGGGCTTATACGTAATCACGAGGCTCTGCCACTGCCTGCAGATGTAGAAGTTACCAGCTTTGCCAAAGCAGAAGAAATCAATGGTCTGGTAAGTTATGGTTTGAGTGATGGCCGGGTTGTATTAACCAAGCCCGAATACCGTATTACCTATCCGGATGATGAGCGCCATATTGAGCCTTCTCTGGCGTTTCCTTTTGGCGCAGCTCCCGTTGAAGTGGATCCTGAAGGGCAGGCATTACGCCAACTCGCGGTGCAGCAAAGTGCTCGTGGTGGGCGCACTACCATGGTGGTGGCTCAGACTGATGACAACAGATTGGTGATGGCCGAGCTGAGCACGCGTGAAGATATGTTCAGTGGGGAGGTGCAAACCCGGGCGAACTTCAGCAAGTTGCCTGAACTGAATCAGGAGATTGTACAGATTCTGGTCGATAAAGAGCTACGCAGTGTTTTTATCGCGGATACTGCAGGTTATGTGCATTATTTTGATATACGTAATTTTCGCCAGCCAGAGCTGACATTCTCAGCTAACGTGGGGCAGGGCGAACCTGTTACCGCAATGGAATTTCTGGTCGGTGCGGAATCCCTGATAATGGGTACTGGGGACGGTCAACTGAGCCAGTGGTTTCTGGTACGGGATGAGCAGAATAACCGGGTGTTAGAGCGTATTCGTGACTTTCGTTCGCATGGCAGTGCGATTACCCGCATTGCTCCTGAATATACACGCAAAGGTTTTGTAGCAGGTGATAGCGCCGGCCAGATAGGTATTCACTATGGCACATCGGCGCGTACTCTGTTGTTACAACCTACCGTAGATACCGAAGTTACAACCCTGGCTATTTCTCCGGTAAACCGTCGCTTGTTTACCCTGGATGCGAATAATCAGTTGCATGTTGCCGAAGTCTGGAACCGCCACCCGCAAATATCCTGGAGTGCGCTTTGGAACAGGGTTTGGTATGAAGGTCGTTCTGACCCTGAATATATCTGGCAGTCTTCTTCAGCCAGCGATGAGTTTGAGTCCAAGTTCAGTCTGGTTCCTTTATCCATAGGTACGCTGAAAGCTGCTTTCTTTGCCATGTTGTTTGCGATGCCGTTGGCTATTATGGGCGCGGTATACACAGCTTACTTTATGACCCCTAAATTGCGCGGCGCTGTAAAACCCACCATAGAGATCATGGAGGCCCTGCCTACGGTTATTCTGGGTTTCCTGGCGGGTTTATGGCTGGCGCCTTTTATGGAAAATAACTTACCTGCTGTGTTCTCGCTATTGCTTGGTTTGCCATTGGTCATGTTGCTGACTGCTGTGGGCTGGAAGTTTTTACCTAAGGCCATACGTAACCGTGTACCGCCTGGTTGGGAAGCTGCGATTCTGTTACCTGTTGTATTGTTGTTCGGTTGGTGGATGGTCAACCTGAGCCCCTGGATCGAGATTGCTTTCTTTGACGGCAGCATGCGCCAGTGGTTTACCGAGATGGGCATTACTTACGATCAACGTAACGCTATGGTGGTGGGTGTCGCCATGGGCTTTGCCATTATTCCGACGATTTATTCGATTGCCGAAGATGCGGTTTTCAATGTGCCTCGCCATTTAACTCAGGGCTCACTGGCATTGGGTGCCACCCCCTGGCAAACCGTGCTGGGTGTAGTCATTCCAACGGCCAGTCCGGGAATCTTCTCTGCTGTCATGATCGGTTTTGGCCGTGCAGTAGGTGAGACCATGATCGTGCTGATGGCGACAGGTAATAGCCCGATAGTGAATTTCAATATCTTCGAAGGTATGCGTACGTTGTCTGCCAACATTGCGGTGGAATTGCCAGAGACAGCGGTCGGCAGTTCGCACTTCCGCATCCTGTTCCTGGCGGCACTGGTATTGCTTACGTTCACCTTTATTCTGAACACCATTGCTGAAATCGTACGGCAGCGCTTGCGCCGTCGATACAGCAGCCTGTAA
- the pstA gene encoding phosphate ABC transporter permease PstA, whose amino-acid sequence MRQWFRSGTPWIWLTGGAVTLSIIMVIGVLGLIAVRGLSHFWPADIAEVQVQNLETGIPAVVMGEVVRAQTITAAAAEEGGNPVPEGAELMTRYLFKQGNRDVYGRDFIWHFGNLLGEFEYPTGVYAIERREWGNFYGYPVALSKDGEAYLNADSAGFHDAVQEAVARAVRLNDEAEVIERRDIGRMNTALERLRLRERELDLNEVTGQEREVAEAEIAETRAQLDEDYAELRAELDILQYERGRDSLLMRTADDREVNISLAQIVAVTQPNDMSVLAKFGEYFYQVWIFLTGEPREANTEGGIFPAIFGTITMVFIMSIMVTPFGVLAAIYLREYAKQGPVTRMIRISVYNLAGVPSIVFGVFGLGFFVYYLGGNIDRIFYEAALPSPTFGTPGLFWASLTLALLTLPVVIVSTEEGLARIPSTVRQGSLALGATKSETLWRVVVPLATPGMMTGLILAIARAAGEVAPLMLVGVVKLAPNLPVDGEFPFIHLERKIMHLGFHIFDVGFQSPNVEAARPLVYATALTLVLLIVILNLTAIGIRNRLREKYRSDSD is encoded by the coding sequence ATGAGACAATGGTTTCGTAGTGGTACTCCCTGGATCTGGTTAACCGGCGGTGCAGTTACTCTTAGCATCATCATGGTGATTGGGGTTCTGGGGCTGATAGCGGTGCGTGGATTAAGTCATTTCTGGCCAGCTGATATCGCTGAAGTACAGGTGCAGAACCTGGAAACAGGCATACCAGCAGTTGTCATGGGTGAGGTAGTTCGTGCTCAGACGATTACTGCAGCGGCTGCCGAAGAAGGCGGTAACCCTGTGCCTGAAGGTGCAGAGTTAATGACTCGTTACCTGTTTAAGCAGGGTAACCGCGATGTCTATGGCCGTGATTTTATCTGGCACTTTGGTAACCTGCTGGGAGAATTTGAATACCCGACCGGTGTTTATGCTATTGAACGCCGTGAGTGGGGCAATTTTTACGGCTACCCGGTAGCTCTGAGTAAAGATGGAGAGGCTTACCTGAATGCCGACAGTGCAGGTTTTCACGATGCAGTGCAGGAAGCGGTAGCCCGGGCTGTACGTTTAAATGATGAGGCCGAAGTAATTGAGCGTCGTGACATCGGGCGCATGAATACGGCTCTGGAGCGACTTCGTTTGCGTGAACGCGAACTGGACCTGAACGAAGTTACAGGCCAGGAGCGGGAAGTTGCTGAAGCTGAAATAGCTGAGACTCGGGCGCAGCTGGATGAAGACTACGCAGAACTGCGAGCTGAGTTGGATATTCTGCAATATGAACGTGGTCGGGATAGCCTGTTGATGCGCACTGCAGATGACCGGGAAGTGAATATTTCACTGGCACAAATCGTAGCTGTTACTCAGCCCAATGACATGTCGGTGTTGGCTAAGTTTGGCGAATACTTCTATCAGGTATGGATATTCCTGACGGGTGAACCGCGTGAAGCCAATACTGAGGGCGGCATATTTCCGGCTATCTTTGGCACCATAACCATGGTCTTTATTATGTCGATTATGGTGACGCCTTTTGGAGTGCTGGCAGCCATTTATCTGCGCGAATATGCTAAACAGGGCCCGGTTACCCGCATGATCCGGATCAGCGTTTATAACCTGGCTGGCGTGCCTTCAATTGTATTTGGTGTATTTGGCTTAGGTTTCTTTGTTTACTATCTGGGCGGCAATATTGATCGCATCTTTTATGAAGCGGCGTTGCCTTCACCTACCTTTGGTACCCCGGGCTTGTTTTGGGCCTCACTCACCCTGGCCTTGTTGACCTTACCTGTGGTGATAGTGTCTACAGAGGAAGGTCTGGCGCGTATCCCAAGTACGGTACGTCAGGGCTCGCTGGCGCTCGGTGCTACTAAGTCTGAGACCTTGTGGCGAGTCGTAGTGCCGTTGGCTACGCCAGGCATGATGACAGGTTTGATTCTGGCGATAGCACGAGCGGCCGGTGAAGTGGCGCCGCTGATGTTGGTCGGGGTAGTGAAATTAGCACCTAACTTGCCGGTGGACGGAGAGTTTCCGTTTATCCATTTAGAGCGCAAGATTATGCATCTGGGTTTTCATATTTTTGATGTTGGCTTCCAGAGCCCCAACGTGGAAGCGGCGCGACCTCTGGTTTATGCCACGGCGCTGACCCTGGTGTTATTGATTGTAATACTCAACCTGACCGCGATAGGCATTCGTAACCGCCTGCGTGAAAAATACCGCAGCGACTCGGATTAA
- the pstB gene encoding phosphate ABC transporter ATP-binding protein PstB — translation MQNDANKQTNPGIKTQVNLNTSASDTASARTKLKVNNLRLAYGKDEALKGIDLVIPEKRVTAFIGPSGCGKSTLLRCFNRMNDLVDNCHIKGEILLDGENIYAPKVDVAELRRQIGMVFQKPNPFPKSIYENVAYGLRLQGVNDRRTLDEVVESSLRGAALWDEVKDRLKDNAFGLSGGQQQRLVIARAIAIEPEVLLLDEPASALDPISTLKIEELINDLKEDYTIVIVTHNMQQAARVSDQTAFLYMGELIEFSETNTLFTTPAKKQTEDYITGRYG, via the coding sequence ATGCAAAATGACGCGAATAAACAAACTAACCCAGGTATTAAAACTCAGGTTAACCTGAATACGTCGGCGTCCGACACAGCGAGTGCGCGGACTAAACTTAAAGTTAATAATCTGCGCCTGGCTTATGGCAAAGATGAAGCTTTAAAAGGCATTGATCTGGTGATACCAGAAAAACGGGTCACGGCATTCATCGGACCCTCAGGTTGTGGTAAGTCGACCCTGTTACGCTGTTTTAACCGCATGAATGATCTGGTTGATAACTGCCATATCAAAGGAGAAATCCTGCTCGATGGCGAAAATATATATGCTCCTAAGGTGGATGTCGCTGAATTACGTCGCCAGATCGGCATGGTATTCCAGAAGCCCAACCCCTTCCCTAAGTCAATATACGAAAACGTGGCTTATGGATTACGACTACAAGGGGTTAATGACCGCCGTACGCTGGATGAAGTAGTGGAAAGTTCATTGCGTGGCGCTGCCCTGTGGGACGAGGTCAAAGATCGTTTGAAAGACAACGCTTTTGGTTTGTCCGGTGGTCAGCAACAGCGTTTGGTAATTGCCCGTGCCATAGCTATAGAGCCAGAGGTGTTGCTGCTGGATGAGCCGGCGTCGGCATTGGATCCAATTTCAACGTTGAAAATTGAAGAGCTAATTAACGATCTGAAAGAAGACTACACTATCGTTATTGTAACTCACAATATGCAACAGGCCGCGCGGGTTTCTGACCAGACGGCATTTTTGTACATGGGCGAATTGATAGAGTTTAGTGAAACCAATACGCTTTTCACGACCCCGGCGAAGAAACAGACCGAAGATTACATTACTGGGCGTTACGGTTAA
- the phoU gene encoding phosphate signaling complex protein PhoU translates to MEHTNIGKHISEKFDEELEGVRNAVLSMGGMVEQQLTDALKAIQTTDVELAEKILRKDSQVNDLELEIDSACTRIIAKRQPTASDLRLIVATLKTIADLERIGDEVKRLARVAQETFNSEQQHLLVNLENLGQLVVNMLRQALNAFARMDAEAALEVHRTDSSIDRQYEALLRQLMTYMMEDPRSIPKIMDVVFSARSLERIGDRCQNIAEYIIFNVHGKDVRHTSADSMEATIKNKR, encoded by the coding sequence ATGGAACATACAAATATTGGTAAGCACATTTCAGAGAAGTTCGATGAGGAGCTGGAGGGGGTGCGTAATGCCGTGTTGTCGATGGGCGGCATGGTCGAGCAACAACTGACGGATGCTCTGAAAGCTATTCAAACTACGGACGTTGAACTGGCTGAAAAAATACTCAGGAAAGATAGTCAGGTGAATGATCTGGAACTGGAAATTGACAGCGCCTGTACTCGTATTATTGCCAAACGCCAGCCCACTGCCAGTGATTTGCGTTTGATTGTAGCGACGTTAAAAACCATAGCTGATTTAGAACGCATTGGTGATGAAGTGAAACGTCTGGCACGGGTGGCACAGGAAACCTTTAACAGTGAGCAGCAGCACTTGCTGGTGAACCTGGAAAACCTGGGCCAGTTGGTGGTTAATATGTTACGTCAGGCGTTGAATGCTTTTGCCCGCATGGACGCAGAAGCAGCACTGGAAGTACACCGTACGGATTCGAGCATAGATCGCCAGTACGAAGCTTTGTTGCGCCAACTGATGACCTACATGATGGAAGACCCGCGCAGTATCCCGAAAATTATGGACGTAGTCTTTTCTGCACGTTCACTGGAGCGTATAGGTGACCGTTGCCAGAACATAGCGGAATACATTATTTTTAATGTACATGGTAAAGATGTCCGCCATACCTCTGCTGATTCGATGGAAGCGACCATCAAAAATAAGCGCTGA